The following coding sequences lie in one Ostrea edulis chromosome 8, xbOstEdul1.1, whole genome shotgun sequence genomic window:
- the LOC125661838 gene encoding uncharacterized protein LOC125661838 isoform X3, which yields MGGKVNAVFGLFLIQGTFATLLNVREIKNGTCHLETLKVDILLDCDVREYQIQIVFNNTLVQCSVTSGEPQCHVDSSANSVYNTSSNIMTFSTQFNHTKHAGKKMWIKSSCTNGTEYVPLLPCVSGFKAHAHHNTTHVMIACEHSSFNDSNTGIRIHGNETLSKCSWNKSSQENICTFGATALADGVQYTTPYKQGMKLACSLDGQTIPISPQAENNKGNEESLSLPNFTNDAVNGKRKPNLQRAKTR from the exons ATGGGTGGAAAAGTAAATGCAGTCTTCGGATTGTTTCTAATTCAAG GAACATTTGCAACCCTGCTAAATGTTCGCGAAATAAAAAACGGGACGTGCCATTTAGAAACATTAAAAGTAGACATTTTGCTAGACTGTGATGTGAGAGAATACCAAATACAGATCGTATTCAACAACACCCTGGTACAGTGCTCTGTTACTAGTGGCGAACCACAGTGTCACGTGGACAGCTCAGCAAACTCAGTGTACAACACAAGCAGCAATATCATGACGTTCAGCACACAATTCAACCACACAAAACACGCGGGAAAAAAGATGTGGATTAAGTCTTCCTGCACCAATGGAACGGAATATGTGCCACTTTTACCTTGTG TCTCAGGCTTCAAAGCACACGCTCACCACAACACCACTCACGTGATGATAGCTTGTGAGCACTCGTCCTTTAATGATTCGAACACCGGAATACGGATACATGGTAACGAGACATTGTCGAAATGTTCATGGAACAAATCATCTCAGGAAAACATTTGCACCTTTGGGGCGACAG CTCTGGCGGATGGCGTTCAATATACTACCCCGTATAAACAAGGAATGAAACTCGCCTGTTCATTGGATGGTCAGACTATTCCGATCTCACCACAAGCAGAGAATAACAAAGGCAATGAAGAGAGTCTTAGTTTGCCAAACTTTACCAACGATGCTGTCAACGGGAAA aggAAACCCAATCTTCAGCGAGCGAAAACGAGATGA
- the LOC125661838 gene encoding uncharacterized protein LOC125661838 isoform X1, with translation MGGKVNAVFGLFLIQGTFATLLNVREIKNGTCHLETLKVDILLDCDVREYQIQIVFNNTLVQCSVTSGEPQCHVDSSANSVYNTSSNIMTFSTQFNHTKHAGKKMWIKSSCTNGTEYVPLLPCVSGFKAHAHHNTTHVMIACEHSSFNDSNTGIRIHGNETLSKCSWNKSSQENICTFGATALADGVQYTTPYKQGMKLACSLDGQTIPISPQAENNKGNEESLSLPNFTNDAVNGKVEETQSSASENEMKVQTTCILAVLLYIA, from the exons ATGGGTGGAAAAGTAAATGCAGTCTTCGGATTGTTTCTAATTCAAG GAACATTTGCAACCCTGCTAAATGTTCGCGAAATAAAAAACGGGACGTGCCATTTAGAAACATTAAAAGTAGACATTTTGCTAGACTGTGATGTGAGAGAATACCAAATACAGATCGTATTCAACAACACCCTGGTACAGTGCTCTGTTACTAGTGGCGAACCACAGTGTCACGTGGACAGCTCAGCAAACTCAGTGTACAACACAAGCAGCAATATCATGACGTTCAGCACACAATTCAACCACACAAAACACGCGGGAAAAAAGATGTGGATTAAGTCTTCCTGCACCAATGGAACGGAATATGTGCCACTTTTACCTTGTG TCTCAGGCTTCAAAGCACACGCTCACCACAACACCACTCACGTGATGATAGCTTGTGAGCACTCGTCCTTTAATGATTCGAACACCGGAATACGGATACATGGTAACGAGACATTGTCGAAATGTTCATGGAACAAATCATCTCAGGAAAACATTTGCACCTTTGGGGCGACAG CTCTGGCGGATGGCGTTCAATATACTACCCCGTATAAACAAGGAATGAAACTCGCCTGTTCATTGGATGGTCAGACTATTCCGATCTCACCACAAGCAGAGAATAACAAAGGCAATGAAGAGAGTCTTAGTTTGCCAAACTTTACCAACGATGCTGTCAACGGGAAAGTAG aggAAACCCAATCTTCAGCGAGCGAAAACGAGATGAAAGTGCAGACTACATGCATCCTTGCTGTTCTTCTATATATCGCTTGA
- the LOC125661838 gene encoding uncharacterized protein LOC125661838 isoform X2, which produces MNGIVNAVFGFFLIQGTFATLLNVREIKNGTCHLETLKVDILLDCDVREYQIQIVFNNTLVQCSVTSGEPQCHVDSSANSVYNTSSNIMTFSTQFNHTKHAGKKMWIKSSCTNGTEYVPLLPCVSGFKAHAHHNTTHVMIACEHSSFNDSNTGIRIHGNETLSKCSWNKSSQENICTFGATALADGVQYTTPYKQGMKLACSLDGQTIPISPQAENNKGNEESLSLPNFTNDAVNGKVEETQSSASENEMKVQTTCILAVLLYIA; this is translated from the exons ATGAATGGAATAGTAAATGCAGTATTCGGATTTTTTCTAATTCAAG GAACATTTGCAACCCTGCTAAATGTTCGCGAAATAAAAAACGGGACGTGCCATTTAGAAACATTAAAAGTAGACATTTTGCTAGACTGTGATGTGAGAGAATACCAAATACAGATCGTATTCAACAACACCCTGGTACAGTGCTCTGTTACTAGTGGCGAACCACAGTGTCACGTGGACAGCTCAGCAAACTCAGTGTACAACACAAGCAGCAATATCATGACGTTCAGCACACAATTCAACCACACAAAACACGCGGGAAAAAAGATGTGGATTAAGTCTTCCTGCACCAATGGAACGGAATATGTGCCACTTTTACCTTGTG TCTCAGGCTTCAAAGCACACGCTCACCACAACACCACTCACGTGATGATAGCTTGTGAGCACTCGTCCTTTAATGATTCGAACACCGGAATACGGATACATGGTAACGAGACATTGTCGAAATGTTCATGGAACAAATCATCTCAGGAAAACATTTGCACCTTTGGGGCGACAG CTCTGGCGGATGGCGTTCAATATACTACCCCGTATAAACAAGGAATGAAACTCGCCTGTTCATTGGATGGTCAGACTATTCCGATCTCACCACAAGCAGAGAATAACAAAGGCAATGAAGAGAGTCTTAGTTTGCCAAACTTTACCAACGATGCTGTCAACGGGAAAGTAG aggAAACCCAATCTTCAGCGAGCGAAAACGAGATGAAAGTGCAGACTACATGCATCCTTGCTGTTCTTCTATATATCGCTTGA
- the LOC125661838 gene encoding uncharacterized protein LOC125661838 isoform X4 — MNGIVNAVFGFFLIQGTFATLLNVREIKNGTCHLETLKVDILLDCDVREYQIQIVFNNTLVQCSVTSGEPQCHVDSSANSVYNTSSNIMTFSTQFNHTKHAGKKMWIKSSCTNGTEYVPLLPCVSGFKAHAHHNTTHVMIACEHSSFNDSNTGIRIHGNETLSKCSWNKSSQENICTFGATALADGVQYTTPYKQGMKLACSLDGQTIPISPQAENNKGNEESLSLPNFTNDAVNGKRKPNLQRAKTR, encoded by the exons ATGAATGGAATAGTAAATGCAGTATTCGGATTTTTTCTAATTCAAG GAACATTTGCAACCCTGCTAAATGTTCGCGAAATAAAAAACGGGACGTGCCATTTAGAAACATTAAAAGTAGACATTTTGCTAGACTGTGATGTGAGAGAATACCAAATACAGATCGTATTCAACAACACCCTGGTACAGTGCTCTGTTACTAGTGGCGAACCACAGTGTCACGTGGACAGCTCAGCAAACTCAGTGTACAACACAAGCAGCAATATCATGACGTTCAGCACACAATTCAACCACACAAAACACGCGGGAAAAAAGATGTGGATTAAGTCTTCCTGCACCAATGGAACGGAATATGTGCCACTTTTACCTTGTG TCTCAGGCTTCAAAGCACACGCTCACCACAACACCACTCACGTGATGATAGCTTGTGAGCACTCGTCCTTTAATGATTCGAACACCGGAATACGGATACATGGTAACGAGACATTGTCGAAATGTTCATGGAACAAATCATCTCAGGAAAACATTTGCACCTTTGGGGCGACAG CTCTGGCGGATGGCGTTCAATATACTACCCCGTATAAACAAGGAATGAAACTCGCCTGTTCATTGGATGGTCAGACTATTCCGATCTCACCACAAGCAGAGAATAACAAAGGCAATGAAGAGAGTCTTAGTTTGCCAAACTTTACCAACGATGCTGTCAACGGGAAA aggAAACCCAATCTTCAGCGAGCGAAAACGAGATGA